The following coding sequences lie in one Nitratireductor mangrovi genomic window:
- a CDS encoding SelT/SelW/SelH family protein, with translation MAENIRPAVRITYCTQCQWLLRAAWMAQELLSTFGADLGEVTLVPGTGGAFEITLDGETIWERKRDGGFPEAKVLKQRVRDRVWPERDLGHSDR, from the coding sequence ATGGCGGAGAACATACGCCCGGCAGTCCGCATTACCTATTGCACCCAATGCCAATGGCTCTTGCGCGCGGCCTGGATGGCGCAGGAACTGCTGTCGACCTTCGGCGCCGATCTGGGTGAGGTGACCCTGGTGCCCGGCACCGGCGGTGCGTTCGAGATCACGCTCGACGGCGAGACGATCTGGGAACGCAAGCGTGACGGCGGCTTTCCCGAGGCCAAGGTGCTGAAGCAGCGCGTGCGCGACCGGGTGTGGCCGGAGCGCGATCTGGGCCACAGCGATCGGTGA
- a CDS encoding YebC/PmpR family DNA-binding transcriptional regulator, with amino-acid sequence MAGHSQFKNIMHRKGRQDAARSKMFSKLAREITVAAKQGMPDPDMNPRLRLAVQNAKAQSMPKDNIQRAINKASGGDSENYEEVRYEGYGPGGVAVIVEALTDNRNRSASNVRAAFTKAGGSLGETGSVAFMWDRVGEIVYPAAAGDAEKVMEAAIEAGAEDVQSDEHGHTILCAFEDIGDVSKSLEAALGEAESVKTIWRPQNTVPVDEDRAQSLMKLIAVLEDDDDVQNVYANFEVDDETLAKLSAA; translated from the coding sequence ATGGCCGGCCATTCTCAGTTCAAGAACATCATGCATCGCAAGGGACGCCAGGACGCGGCGCGCTCCAAGATGTTCTCCAAGCTCGCGCGCGAGATCACGGTTGCGGCCAAGCAGGGCATGCCCGATCCGGACATGAACCCGAGGCTGAGGCTGGCGGTGCAGAACGCCAAGGCGCAGTCGATGCCGAAGGACAACATCCAGCGTGCCATCAACAAGGCCTCTGGCGGCGATTCCGAAAATTACGAGGAAGTGCGCTACGAAGGTTACGGGCCGGGCGGGGTGGCCGTCATCGTCGAGGCGCTGACAGACAACCGCAACCGCTCGGCCTCCAATGTGCGCGCCGCCTTCACCAAGGCAGGCGGCTCGCTGGGCGAGACCGGCTCGGTCGCCTTCATGTGGGACCGGGTCGGCGAGATCGTCTATCCGGCCGCGGCGGGCGACGCCGAGAAGGTGATGGAGGCAGCGATCGAGGCGGGTGCGGAGGACGTCCAGTCCGACGAGCACGGCCACACCATCCTGTGCGCCTTCGAGGATATCGGCGACGTATCGAAATCGCTGGAGGCCGCCCTCGGCGAGGCCGAATCGGTCAAGACCATTTGGCGACCGCAGAACACGGTGCCGGTCGACGAGGACCGGGCGCAGTCGCTGATGAAGCTGATCGCCGTGCTCGAGGACGACGACGACGTGCAGAACGTCTACGCCAATTTCGAGGTCGACGACGAGACGCTGGCCAAGCTGAGCGCCGCGTGA
- a CDS encoding MBL fold metallo-hydrolase, translating into MTLLRMAAFLILFLAAPALAVAQENDPVPSKCLAIAQALPSVMLASFTPAGSTAATDEVTITYAGHSTYVIETPKGVRIATDYSGIYGRDPLPRVVTMNKAHRTHFTPNPDPGIEHVLPGWNPEGDGPARHALVVDDVYVRNVPTDIRRFGAMEKDGNSIFIFEVADLCIGHLGHLHHDLTDAHYAAIGRLDILMVPVDGGMTQSLVNMSQIAERLYSSIVLPMHRHSTPIGEFLAMMGEDFATDFRPERSFTVSLRTLPRRPTILILDGV; encoded by the coding sequence ATGACCCTTCTGCGCATGGCCGCATTCCTGATCCTGTTCCTGGCGGCGCCGGCCCTCGCCGTGGCCCAGGAAAACGACCCCGTGCCCTCGAAATGCCTCGCCATCGCGCAGGCGCTGCCGTCGGTGATGCTGGCGTCGTTCACGCCCGCCGGCTCCACCGCGGCGACCGACGAGGTCACCATCACCTATGCCGGCCATTCGACCTACGTCATCGAGACGCCGAAAGGCGTGCGCATCGCCACAGACTATTCGGGCATCTACGGGCGCGACCCGCTGCCGCGCGTGGTGACCATGAACAAGGCCCACCGCACCCACTTTACGCCAAACCCGGACCCCGGGATCGAACATGTGCTGCCCGGCTGGAATCCGGAAGGCGACGGGCCGGCTCGCCACGCGCTTGTCGTCGACGACGTCTATGTCCGCAACGTGCCGACAGACATCCGCCGCTTCGGTGCCATGGAGAAGGACGGCAACTCGATCTTCATCTTCGAGGTCGCCGACCTGTGCATCGGCCATCTCGGCCACTTGCACCACGACCTGACCGACGCCCACTACGCAGCGATCGGGCGCCTCGACATCCTGATGGTGCCGGTCGACGGCGGCATGACCCAGTCGTTGGTCAATATGAGCCAGATCGCCGAGCGGCTCTATTCGTCGATCGTGCTGCCCATGCACCGGCATTCGACCCCGATCGGCGAGTTCCTGGCGATGATGGGCGAGGACTTCGCCACCGACTTCAGGCCCGAGCGCAGCTTCACCGTATCGCTCAGGACCTTGCCGCGCCGGCCGACCATCCTGATCCTCGACGGCGTCTGA
- a CDS encoding tetratricopeptide repeat protein, whose translation MRLAIALVLAIAAGITTAAAQDADALSEERARLFAELESAPTEQQGRAVEDAIWRLWMAEAPTAAIRRDVAEAMSARDGYDFARARDILDEVVRAAPGYAEGWNQRAFIHFLQGNLDESLQDIDHALELEPKHFAALAGKAIILMQQGRPRLAQEALRRAVGIHPWLKERSMLLPEPPGPVGEDI comes from the coding sequence ATGCGGCTTGCAATCGCCCTGGTCCTCGCCATCGCCGCGGGGATCACGACCGCCGCCGCGCAAGATGCCGACGCGCTATCGGAAGAGCGCGCACGCCTGTTCGCGGAACTGGAATCGGCTCCGACCGAGCAGCAGGGCCGCGCCGTCGAAGACGCGATCTGGCGTTTGTGGATGGCCGAGGCGCCGACGGCGGCGATCCGCCGGGATGTCGCCGAGGCAATGTCGGCGCGCGACGGCTACGATTTTGCCCGCGCCCGCGACATTCTCGACGAGGTGGTCAGGGCGGCGCCCGGCTATGCCGAAGGCTGGAACCAGCGCGCCTTCATTCACTTCCTTCAGGGCAATCTCGACGAATCGCTGCAAGACATCGACCACGCCCTCGAGCTGGAGCCGAAACATTTCGCCGCGCTTGCCGGCAAGGCGATCATCCTGATGCAGCAGGGCCGCCCACGGCTCGCGCAGGAGGCGCTGCGCCGAGCCGTGGGCATCCATCCCTGGCTCAAGGAGCGTTCCATGCTCCTGCCCGAGCCGCCCGGACCGGTCGGAGAAGACATCTAG
- a CDS encoding TerC family protein: MAIMEFLAPHFAWLSDPAGWVALATLVVLEVVLGIDNLIFISILTNKLPQEHQKMARRLGIGAALVLRLVLLATISFIVQLTTPVFELFDHGFSWRDLILIAGGLFLVWKATKEIHHSVDPEDPKDNMLGRAATMTVGAAIFQILLLDLVFSIDSIITAVGMTDEIAIMYIAVIAAVTVMLIAAEPLSRFIAKNPTIVMLALGFLLMIGTTLIADGFGFHVPKGYIYAAMGFSALVEALNMLARRKRVLDKANAAKEQPGG, translated from the coding sequence ATGGCGATCATGGAGTTTCTGGCGCCGCATTTTGCGTGGCTTTCCGATCCGGCCGGCTGGGTGGCGCTGGCGACGCTGGTGGTGCTTGAGGTGGTGCTCGGCATCGACAACCTGATCTTCATCTCGATCCTGACCAACAAGCTGCCGCAGGAGCACCAGAAGATGGCGCGGCGGCTGGGCATCGGCGCCGCGCTGGTGCTGCGGCTGGTGCTGTTGGCGACGATCTCGTTTATCGTCCAACTCACCACGCCGGTGTTTGAACTCTTCGACCACGGCTTTTCCTGGCGTGACCTGATCCTGATCGCGGGCGGGCTGTTCCTGGTCTGGAAGGCGACCAAGGAGATCCATCATTCCGTCGATCCCGAAGACCCCAAGGACAACATGCTCGGGCGCGCGGCGACGATGACCGTGGGCGCCGCCATCTTCCAGATCCTGCTGCTCGATCTGGTGTTCTCGATCGATTCGATCATCACCGCCGTTGGCATGACCGACGAGATCGCCATCATGTACATCGCGGTGATTGCAGCCGTGACGGTGATGCTGATCGCGGCCGAGCCGCTGTCACGCTTCATCGCCAAGAACCCGACCATCGTCATGCTGGCACTGGGCTTCCTGCTGATGATCGGCACGACGCTGATCGCCGACGGCTTCGGCTTCCACGTGCCGAAAGGCTACATCTACGCCGCCATGGGCTTTTCGGCGCTTGTCGAGGCGCTGAACATGCTGGCCCGGCGCAAGCGGGTGCTCGACAAGGCGAACGCGGCCAAGGAGCAACCTGGTGGCTAG
- a CDS encoding TIGR00282 family metallophosphoesterase, whose amino-acid sequence MRLLFLGDMVGRTGRTAVWEKLPGLISDFRLDFVIVNGENAAGGFGITQDIFKTTLEAGADVVTTGNHVWDQREALEFAPREERFLRPANFPPGTPGRGTGVYVARNGARVMVSNIMGRVFMHPELDDPFQAAEREIAACPLGEQVDAMVFDFHAEATSEKMCFAHFVDGRASVVVGTHTHHPTADHQILNGGTAFMSDAGMCGDYDSSLGMDKEEPLNRFLYKVPKGRFEAAAGPATICGLGVEISDRTGLAEKVAPLRLGPRLEETVPSFWNGH is encoded by the coding sequence ATGAGGCTTCTTTTCCTGGGAGACATGGTGGGGCGGACCGGCCGTACGGCGGTATGGGAAAAGCTCCCGGGGCTGATATCCGACTTCAGGCTCGACTTCGTCATCGTCAATGGCGAAAACGCCGCCGGCGGCTTCGGTATCACCCAGGACATCTTCAAGACTACGCTCGAGGCCGGGGCCGATGTCGTGACCACAGGCAACCATGTCTGGGACCAGCGCGAGGCGCTTGAATTCGCGCCGCGCGAGGAACGCTTCCTGCGCCCCGCCAATTTTCCGCCCGGCACGCCGGGCCGCGGGACCGGCGTCTATGTCGCGCGCAACGGCGCCCGGGTCATGGTTTCCAACATCATGGGCCGCGTCTTCATGCATCCCGAACTCGACGATCCGTTCCAGGCCGCCGAGCGCGAGATCGCCGCTTGCCCGCTCGGCGAGCAGGTCGACGCGATGGTGTTCGACTTCCACGCCGAGGCGACCAGCGAAAAGATGTGCTTTGCGCATTTCGTCGACGGCCGTGCAAGCGTCGTTGTCGGTACCCATACCCATCATCCGACGGCCGACCACCAGATTCTCAATGGCGGCACCGCCTTCATGTCGGATGCTGGCATGTGCGGCGACTATGATTCCTCGCTCGGCATGGACAAGGAGGAGCCGCTCAACCGCTTCCTCTACAAGGTGCCGAAGGGCCGCTTCGAGGCCGCCGCGGGACCGGCCACGATCTGCGGGCTGGGCGTGGAGATTTCCGACCGTACAGGGCTTGCCGAGAAGGTGGCGCCGCTCAGGCTGGGGCCTCGGCTGGAGGAGACCGTACCGTCCTTCTGGAACGGGCATTGA
- a CDS encoding 5-formyltetrahydrofolate cyclo-ligase codes for MMEHQRLKRQLRAAALARRDALDPQWRIEASLRIAEFGARAIAIDPGDVVSGFWPMRSEVDVRPLLFACREQLARLCLPAIIDKTTIVFRELLRGAPMIDMGFGTMGPTEDAEVLWPTVMLVPLAAFDRRGHRIGYGAGYYDRAIARLQENGHSPRLVGIAFDCQEVEAVPDEAHDVVIPEILTETGLHNFATAR; via the coding sequence ATGATGGAGCATCAGCGACTGAAACGACAACTGCGCGCCGCCGCACTTGCCCGGCGTGACGCGCTTGATCCGCAATGGCGTATCGAGGCCTCGCTGAGGATCGCCGAGTTCGGAGCGCGCGCCATCGCGATCGACCCCGGCGACGTCGTTTCGGGGTTCTGGCCGATGCGCTCGGAGGTCGATGTGCGGCCGCTGCTGTTTGCCTGCCGCGAGCAACTGGCGCGGCTGTGCCTGCCCGCCATTATCGACAAGACGACGATCGTGTTTCGCGAATTGTTGCGCGGCGCCCCGATGATCGACATGGGTTTTGGAACGATGGGCCCGACGGAGGACGCCGAGGTCCTGTGGCCGACAGTGATGCTGGTGCCGCTCGCCGCCTTCGACAGGCGCGGCCACCGCATCGGTTATGGTGCCGGCTACTACGACCGTGCGATCGCGCGCCTGCAGGAGAACGGCCACAGCCCAAGGCTGGTCGGCATCGCCTTCGACTGCCAGGAGGTCGAGGCCGTGCCCGACGAGGCTCACGATGTGGTCATCCCGGAGATCCTGACCGAAACCGGCTTGCACAATTTCGCCACCGCCCGCTAG
- a CDS encoding AAA family ATPase — MRFEGTSAYVADKDLMVAVNAAIALERPLLVKGEPGTGKTELARQMAAALGLDLIEWHVKSTTKAQQGLYEYDAVSRLRDSQLGDARFNDIANYIKRGKLWEAFAADRKVVLLIDEIDKADIEFPNDLLQELDRMEFFVYETGETVQARHRPIVVITSNNEKELPDAFLRRCFFHYIRFPEAETLAQIVEVHYPGIKQNLVRAALNQFYEIRDVPGLKKKPSTSEALDWIRLLVADDIDPADLRADPKNALPKLHGALLKNEQDVHLFERLAFMARRQG, encoded by the coding sequence ATGCGTTTTGAAGGCACGTCGGCCTATGTCGCCGACAAGGATCTGATGGTGGCCGTGAATGCGGCGATCGCGCTGGAGCGGCCGTTGCTGGTCAAGGGCGAGCCGGGCACCGGCAAGACCGAACTGGCCCGCCAGATGGCCGCTGCACTCGGCCTCGACCTGATCGAGTGGCACGTCAAGTCGACCACCAAGGCGCAGCAGGGGCTCTACGAATATGACGCCGTCTCGCGCCTGCGCGACAGCCAGCTCGGCGACGCGCGCTTCAACGACATCGCCAACTACATCAAGCGCGGCAAGCTGTGGGAGGCCTTCGCGGCTGACAGGAAGGTGGTGCTGCTGATCGACGAGATCGACAAGGCCGACATCGAGTTTCCCAACGACCTGCTGCAGGAACTCGATCGCATGGAGTTCTTCGTCTACGAGACCGGCGAGACGGTCCAGGCGAGACATCGCCCGATCGTCGTCATCACCTCCAACAACGAGAAGGAACTGCCGGACGCGTTTCTGCGCCGCTGCTTCTTCCACTACATCCGCTTCCCCGAGGCCGAAACGCTGGCGCAAATCGTCGAGGTCCACTACCCAGGCATCAAGCAGAACCTGGTGCGCGCGGCACTGAACCAGTTCTACGAGATCCGCGACGTGCCGGGGCTGAAGAAAAAACCCTCGACCTCGGAGGCGCTCGACTGGATCAGGCTTCTCGTCGCGGACGACATCGACCCGGCCGATCTGCGTGCCGACCCCAAGAACGCGTTGCCCAAGCTTCACGGCGCGCTGTTGAAAAACGAACAGGACGTGCACCTGTTCGAACGACTTGCCTTCATGGCCAGGCGGCAGGGGTAG
- a CDS encoding haloalkane dehalogenase: MTILRTPEDRFDNLPGFAFAPNYADGLTRFDGLRIHYLDEGPRNAEHTYLCLHGEPTWSYLYRRMIPVFTAAGGRVVAPDFAGFGRSDKPADDSLFTFDFHRDMLLAFIERLDLGNITLVVQDWGGLLGLTLPMEMPERFARLIIMNTALATGVAPSDGFMQWRAYVAANPDLAVGKLMKRSCPHLTDAEASAYDAPFPDVSYKAGVRRFPAMVMTDPDMDGVETSKRAAKFWREAWRGQSFMAIGAQDPVLGVDVMQAMRKLIRGCPEPLVLPDAGHFVQEWGEEVARSALASFPR; the protein is encoded by the coding sequence ATGACCATCCTGCGCACGCCGGAGGACCGGTTCGACAATCTGCCCGGCTTCGCCTTCGCGCCAAACTACGCAGACGGCCTGACCCGCTTCGATGGACTGCGCATCCACTATCTCGACGAAGGCCCGCGCAATGCCGAACACACCTATCTCTGCCTGCATGGCGAGCCGACCTGGTCCTATCTCTACAGGCGCATGATCCCAGTGTTCACAGCCGCCGGCGGCCGCGTGGTGGCGCCGGACTTTGCCGGCTTCGGCCGTTCCGACAAGCCGGCCGACGATAGCCTCTTCACGTTCGATTTCCACCGCGACATGTTGCTTGCCTTCATCGAAAGGCTGGACCTCGGCAACATCACGCTCGTGGTCCAGGACTGGGGCGGCTTGCTCGGTCTGACCTTGCCTATGGAAATGCCGGAACGTTTCGCCCGCCTGATCATCATGAACACCGCCCTTGCCACCGGCGTCGCCCCCAGCGACGGCTTCATGCAATGGCGCGCCTATGTGGCCGCCAATCCCGATCTTGCCGTCGGCAAGCTGATGAAACGGTCTTGCCCGCATCTGACCGATGCGGAAGCGTCTGCCTACGATGCTCCTTTCCCGGACGTCTCCTACAAGGCAGGCGTACGTCGTTTCCCGGCGATGGTGATGACCGACCCCGACATGGATGGCGTCGAGACCTCGAAACGGGCCGCGAAGTTCTGGCGCGAGGCCTGGCGCGGGCAAAGTTTCATGGCAATTGGCGCCCAGGATCCCGTGCTTGGCGTCGATGTGATGCAGGCGATGCGCAAGCTGATCCGCGGATGCCCGGAGCCGCTGGTGCTGCCCGATGCCGGCCATTTCGTTCAGGAATGGGGCGAGGAGGTCGCCCGCTCAGCACTGGCATCCTTCCCGCGCTGA
- a CDS encoding GNAT family N-acetyltransferase, translated as MTDITIRPLEENDHDEWRRMWTAYLEFYQTSVPEDVYATTWKRLFDPGAYEPNGFIAIADDRPVGLVHYIFHRTCWSQKNNCYLQDLYADPEVRGKGIGRALIEAVYDIADRQDAAGVYWMTQEFNTTARQLYDRIARLTPFIKYQR; from the coding sequence GTGACCGACATCACCATCCGCCCGCTCGAGGAAAATGACCATGACGAGTGGCGGCGCATGTGGACCGCCTATCTGGAGTTCTACCAGACCTCGGTGCCGGAAGATGTTTATGCAACGACCTGGAAGCGCCTTTTCGACCCCGGTGCGTACGAGCCGAACGGCTTCATTGCCATCGCCGACGACCGGCCGGTCGGGCTGGTGCACTATATCTTTCACCGCACTTGCTGGTCGCAGAAGAACAACTGCTATCTGCAGGACCTTTACGCCGATCCCGAGGTTCGCGGCAAAGGCATCGGCCGCGCCCTGATCGAAGCCGTCTATGACATTGCCGACCGGCAGGATGCCGCCGGCGTTTACTGGATGACCCAGGAATTTAACACGACGGCGCGCCAGCTTTACGATCGCATTGCGCGGTTGACCCCGTTCATCAAATACCAGCGCTGA
- a CDS encoding HU family DNA-binding protein produces the protein MTSNRQTHRRVREATKVEADKAEESRLDRAVRQMIEVESGRLARPEGGSVEIVDDPDIGGIRRDLGLTQQELAAMLGMPIGTLRNWEQGRRKPSNAGKLVLRLLAEAPGATGETVSGEVDAATMTIGRTELAQAVATAAHLTVGEARIVVETVLDEIATALAHGHSVKLKGFGAFSVARREGGKARHPRTGDIVEVAPRNVPKFMPGKGLKDATN, from the coding sequence ATGACGAGTAACAGGCAAACCCATCGGCGAGTGCGCGAAGCCACGAAAGTCGAGGCGGACAAGGCCGAGGAGTCGCGACTCGACCGTGCGGTCCGCCAGATGATCGAGGTGGAGAGCGGGCGGCTTGCGCGACCCGAAGGCGGCAGTGTCGAAATCGTCGACGATCCGGACATCGGCGGCATCCGGCGTGATCTCGGTCTCACGCAGCAGGAACTGGCGGCCATGCTCGGCATGCCGATCGGCACCCTGCGCAACTGGGAGCAGGGCAGGCGGAAGCCGTCGAATGCGGGCAAGCTGGTGTTGCGGCTGCTGGCAGAAGCGCCCGGCGCAACAGGCGAGACGGTGAGCGGGGAAGTTGACGCCGCCACCATGACGATCGGACGAACGGAACTCGCTCAGGCGGTAGCAACGGCGGCGCATCTGACCGTCGGCGAGGCCCGTATCGTCGTGGAGACCGTGCTTGACGAGATCGCTACGGCGCTGGCGCATGGCCATTCCGTGAAGCTGAAGGGTTTCGGCGCATTCAGCGTCGCACGCCGCGAGGGCGGCAAGGCGCGCCATCCCCGTACAGGGGACATCGTCGAGGTCGCGCCCCGCAATGTCCCGAAGTTCATGCCTGGCAAAGGTCTGAAGGACGCTACCAACTAG
- a CDS encoding vWA domain-containing protein has protein sequence MFIPFFLELKVARVPVSLREYLTLLEGMEADLVTYDVEGFYYLARSTLVKDERHIDRFDRVFSHVFKGVEAVSGDGAVDVAEIPEEWLRRLAEKHLTEEEKKLVEAMGGFEKLMETLKKRLEEQQGRHQGGSKWIGTAGTSPFGAYGYNPEGVRIGQHESRHRRAVKVWDKREFKNFDDTVELGTRNIKVALKRLRRWVREGAHEELDLPGTIHATAEHGYLDVQTRPERRNAVKLLMFFDVGGSMDDHIRVVEELFSAARAEFRQLEYFYFHNCLYEGVWKDNRRRHAEVIPTFDVLHKYGHDYKAIFVGDASMSPYEIAYPGGSVEHWNEEPGILWLQRVLNQWPNAVWLNPVQEKHWGYTHSIGMMRDIFANRMYPLTLAGLEAATKELSRKH, from the coding sequence ATGTTCATCCCCTTCTTCCTCGAATTGAAAGTCGCGCGCGTTCCCGTCTCGCTGCGCGAATATCTCACCCTGCTCGAAGGCATGGAGGCCGATCTCGTCACCTATGACGTCGAAGGCTTCTACTACCTCGCGCGCTCGACGCTGGTGAAGGACGAGCGCCATATCGACCGCTTCGACCGGGTATTCTCGCATGTCTTCAAGGGCGTCGAGGCGGTGTCGGGCGACGGCGCAGTCGACGTTGCCGAAATTCCCGAGGAATGGCTGCGGCGGCTCGCGGAAAAACACCTCACGGAGGAGGAAAAGAAGCTTGTCGAGGCGATGGGCGGCTTCGAAAAGCTGATGGAGACGCTGAAGAAGCGGCTCGAAGAGCAGCAGGGTCGCCACCAGGGCGGCTCGAAATGGATCGGCACCGCCGGGACGTCCCCCTTCGGCGCTTATGGCTACAATCCCGAGGGCGTTCGCATCGGCCAGCACGAATCCCGCCACCGCCGCGCGGTGAAGGTCTGGGACAAGCGCGAGTTCAAAAACTTCGACGACACGGTGGAACTCGGCACGCGCAACATCAAGGTGGCGCTGAAGCGCCTGCGCCGCTGGGTGCGCGAAGGCGCGCATGAGGAGCTTGACCTGCCCGGCACCATCCACGCAACCGCCGAGCACGGCTACCTGGATGTCCAGACCCGCCCCGAACGCCGCAACGCGGTCAAGTTGCTGATGTTCTTCGATGTCGGCGGTTCGATGGACGACCATATCCGCGTTGTCGAGGAGCTTTTCTCCGCGGCGCGGGCCGAGTTCCGCCAGCTCGAATATTTCTACTTCCACAACTGCCTCTATGAGGGTGTATGGAAGGACAATCGCCGCCGGCATGCCGAGGTCATTCCGACCTTCGACGTGCTGCACAAATACGGCCACGACTACAAGGCGATCTTTGTCGGCGACGCCTCGATGAGCCCTTACGAGATCGCCTATCCGGGTGGCTCGGTGGAACACTGGAACGAGGAACCGGGCATCCTCTGGCTGCAGCGCGTGCTCAACCAGTGGCCGAACGCGGTCTGGCTCAACCCCGTACAGGAGAAGCACTGGGGCTACACGCACTCAATCGGCATGATGCGCGATATCTTCGCCAATCGCATGTATCCGCTGACGCTGGCCGGGCTCGAAGCGGCGACGAAAGAGCTGTCGCGCAAGCACTGA